In Pomacea canaliculata isolate SZHN2017 linkage group LG12, ASM307304v1, whole genome shotgun sequence, a single genomic region encodes these proteins:
- the LOC112576944 gene encoding cytochrome b-c1 complex subunit Rieske, mitochondrial-like, translated as MISVTKSPLLYAVSQVIAGGARPSVTALATKSEKIVVLPQQIAKSSYSLSKLIPSGTERISVSLCAPAQVRYAHTDIQVPDFSAYRRDSVKDKRSSSDASADSRRSFTYMIVGGGAVAATYAAKAVVSDFVSTMSASADVLALAKIEIKLDDIPEGKNMTFKWRGKPLFVRHRTAEEIAAEQSVDINTLRHQEADSDRVQKPEWLVLLGVCTHLGCVPLANAGDYGGYYCPCHGSHYDASGRIRKGPAPLNMEVPEYTFPEDNILLVG; from the exons ATGATATCCGTAACAAAATCTCCACTTTTATATGCAGTTTCTCAAGTAATTGCTGGTGGAGCAAGGCCTTCTGTAACCGCTTTAGccacaaaaagtgaaaaaattgtAGTACTTCCTCAGCAAATTGCGAAGAGCAGCTACTCCTTGTCGAAGCTGATACCAAGTGGAACTGAACGCATTTCAGTATCGCTGTGCG cTCCAGCGCAGGTGCGTTATGCCCACACAGATATCCAGGTTCCAGATTTTTCGGCCTACAGGCGAGACAGTGTCAAAGATAAACGTAGCTCATCAGATGCTTCAGCTGATTCTAGACGATCCTTTACATACATGATTGTTGGAG GTGGTGCAGTTGCAGCCACTTATGCAGCCAAAGCCGTAGTGAGCGACTTTGTTTCCACCATGTCTGCTTCGGCTGATGTCCTTGCTCTAGCTAAAATCGAGATTAAACTGGATGACATCCCAGAGGGCAAAAACATGACCTTTAAATGGCGTGGCAAACCTTTGTTTGTGCGCCATCGCACAGCTGAAGAGATTGCTGCAGAGCAGAGCGTAGATATCAACACCTTACGTCACCAGGAGGCAGATTCTGACCGTGTACAGAAACCTGAATGGCTGGTGTTACTGGGTGTCTGCACACATTTAG gaTGTGTACCTCTTGCTAATGCAGGTGATTATGGAGGTTACTACTGCCCTTGCCATGGTTCTCACTACGATGCCTCTGGTCGAATCCGCAAAGGTCCAGCTCCCTTAAACATGGAGGTTCCAGAATACACGTTCCCCGAGGACAATATACTTCTAGTTGGGTAG
- the LOC112576941 gene encoding chromo domain-containing protein cec-1-like isoform X2, producing MSSGEEFESAEQIEEILQQRKRKGQLEYLVRWVGLDESNNSWEPATTIAKLPKLLKVFRVQEKERRSRSRSRGRRRSPSRSRSRSGSRSRTDTKKVSKSVQKTSVKSTVKKEEKQNSQQQSRSRPRKEAELSEINKTEIISQTYTSKKRSTAEKQGGSGNSAEKIQSSPEKEMLRSRLAVQQVQNDQKPNSKPAEEAKDPWFWWFADYAVLGVFIIISLLALSFCLDSFTGSQKQMIPNFSVLNQRLVETYEHMSGSLTNSFYSLMEVLSSWSGQAGEKPAANPNP from the exons atgtcaagtgGCGAAGAGTTCGAA tctGCTGAGCAGATTGAAGAGATCCTTCAGCAGCGCAAGAGGAAAGGGCAGTTGGAGTACTTAGTGCGCTGGGTGGGTTTGGATGAATCCAACAACTCATGGGAGCCTGCAACCACTATAGCTAAGCTGCCTAAGCTGCTCAAAGTTTTTCGAGTCCAAGAAAAA GAAAGACGATCTCGTTCACGATCAAGGGGAAGGCGCAGGTCACCCTCAAGATCTCGTTCTCGGTCAGGTTCACGTAGTAGAACTGACACAAAGAAGGTATCCAAATCTGTACAAAAGACTTCTGTTAAATCTActgtcaaaaaagaagaaaaacagaattcACAACAACAGTCTCGATCACGTCCTCGAAAAGAAGCCGAGCtgtctgaaataaacaaaactgaaataatttcaCAGACTTACACTTCCAAAAAGAGAAGCACAGCAGAAAAGCAGGGAGGCAGTGGAAAT tctgCTGAGAAAATCCAGTCATCACCCGAGAAAGAAATGTTACGATCTCGGCTTGCAGTGCAGCAAGTACAAAATGACCAGAAGCCCAATAGTAAACCTGCAGAAGAGGCAAAAGACCCTTGGTTCTGGTGGTTTGCAGACTATGCAGTTCTTGgtgttttcatcattatttcccTTCTTGCTCTCTCATTCTGTTTGGACAG CTTCACTGGCAGTCAAAAGCAGATGATTCCTAATTTTTCTGTGCTCAATCAGCGCCTTGTCGAGACCTATGAGCATATGAGTGGGTCTCTTACCAATAGTTTTTATTCACTGATGGAAGTCCTGTCCTCGTGGAGCGGACAAGCTGGAGAGAAACCTGCGGCAAACCCTAACCCATAA
- the LOC112576941 gene encoding chromo domain-containing protein cec-1-like isoform X1 has protein sequence MRIRRQRKKQKASITPPWSKAMSGSRSAEQIEEILQQRKRKGQLEYLVRWVGLDESNNSWEPATTIAKLPKLLKVFRVQEKERRSRSRSRGRRRSPSRSRSRSGSRSRTDTKKVSKSVQKTSVKSTVKKEEKQNSQQQSRSRPRKEAELSEINKTEIISQTYTSKKRSTAEKQGGSGNSAEKIQSSPEKEMLRSRLAVQQVQNDQKPNSKPAEEAKDPWFWWFADYAVLGVFIIISLLALSFCLDSFTGSQKQMIPNFSVLNQRLVETYEHMSGSLTNSFYSLMEVLSSWSGQAGEKPAANPNP, from the exons ATGCGCATAAGACGACAACGGAAGAAGCAGAAAGCTAGTATTACACCTCCGTGGTCAAAAGCTATGAGTGGATCAAGG tctGCTGAGCAGATTGAAGAGATCCTTCAGCAGCGCAAGAGGAAAGGGCAGTTGGAGTACTTAGTGCGCTGGGTGGGTTTGGATGAATCCAACAACTCATGGGAGCCTGCAACCACTATAGCTAAGCTGCCTAAGCTGCTCAAAGTTTTTCGAGTCCAAGAAAAA GAAAGACGATCTCGTTCACGATCAAGGGGAAGGCGCAGGTCACCCTCAAGATCTCGTTCTCGGTCAGGTTCACGTAGTAGAACTGACACAAAGAAGGTATCCAAATCTGTACAAAAGACTTCTGTTAAATCTActgtcaaaaaagaagaaaaacagaattcACAACAACAGTCTCGATCACGTCCTCGAAAAGAAGCCGAGCtgtctgaaataaacaaaactgaaataatttcaCAGACTTACACTTCCAAAAAGAGAAGCACAGCAGAAAAGCAGGGAGGCAGTGGAAAT tctgCTGAGAAAATCCAGTCATCACCCGAGAAAGAAATGTTACGATCTCGGCTTGCAGTGCAGCAAGTACAAAATGACCAGAAGCCCAATAGTAAACCTGCAGAAGAGGCAAAAGACCCTTGGTTCTGGTGGTTTGCAGACTATGCAGTTCTTGgtgttttcatcattatttcccTTCTTGCTCTCTCATTCTGTTTGGACAG CTTCACTGGCAGTCAAAAGCAGATGATTCCTAATTTTTCTGTGCTCAATCAGCGCCTTGTCGAGACCTATGAGCATATGAGTGGGTCTCTTACCAATAGTTTTTATTCACTGATGGAAGTCCTGTCCTCGTGGAGCGGACAAGCTGGAGAGAAACCTGCGGCAAACCCTAACCCATAA